In a single window of the Haliaeetus albicilla chromosome 25, bHalAlb1.1, whole genome shotgun sequence genome:
- the LOC138681886 gene encoding uncharacterized protein: MDAQEIVGVCDSAPSRVEGIEKLYDLLEDYQSCPSVQGQYWARNHWFQPQSVVDKIRVLQEKAKVKKGKGKAIICAVLGASLAAAMEERKQKSGQSVMIGSLQEQLQESKQLLEEERNLVKALTKELKRQLSREVNIEAEVEMLPVEKRTQQICPQGDLQRAKETVESPPHVCPVIKTEYVYEDSSDDRPQVITKEAPYTATELTKLRKDFSRMAKESEMEYVWRVSLSGGDGILLSEKEAEGYWGPGVFLTTGDYRAPWSLIQRAVYWAGGLNPMERGDPLAITSTVDQLVESVQKAACIQTMYDRELKPHQGSPMLLPVDPERMSILIRGLPNSPRPIGIQVRGTILNTPNGERIMSTLEGRMSPDHRRPGRKVWTWGEVAQELIDFGRKFGRVSGSSQRTGNTIVWQLSGRQLASGREKSLS, encoded by the coding sequence ATGGATGCTCAGGAAATTGTTGGTGTTTGTGATTCTGCACCCTCACGAGTTGAAGGAATAGAGAAATTATATGATCTTTTAGAGGACTACCAATCTTGCCCCTCAGTCCAGGGACAATACTGGGCGAGAAACCACTGGTTTCAACCACAGAGTGTGGTGGATAAGATAAGAGTCTTGCAGGAGAAAGCTAAggttaaaaaggggaaaggaaaagcaataatttgTGCGGTGCTAGGAGCGAGTCTGGCAGCCGCAatggaagagaggaagcaaaagtCTGGTCAAAGTGTTATGATCGGGAGCCTGCAAGAACAattgcaagaaagcaaacagttgttagaggaggaaaggaacctTGTTAAGGCTTTAACGAAAGAATTGAAAAGGCAACTTTCGAGAGAGGTGAATATAGAGGCGGAGGTAGAGATGCTGCCTGTGGAGAAAAGGACACAGCAAATCTGTCCTCAGGGGGATTTGCAAAGGGCAAAAGAGACCGTAGAGAGCCCCCCCCACGTGTGTCCAGTGATTAAAACAGAGTATGTGTATGAGGACAGTAGCGATGACCGTCCTCAGGTTATCACTAAAGAAGCCCCATATACAGCAACTGAGTTAACAAAattgagaaaagatttttcaaggatGGCAAAGGAATCTGAGATGGAGTATGTGTGGAGAGTGTCTTTGTCAGGAGGAGATGGAATCTTGttgtcagagaaagaagcagaaggatatTGGGGTCCAGGTGTGTTTCTAACAACTGGCGATTACCGGGCCCCATGGTCATTGATTCAGAGAGCTGTGTACTGGGCTGGAGGGTTAAACCCCATGGAAAGGGGAGATCCCCTTGCCATAACCAGTACGGTGGATCAGCTAGTGGAAAGTGTGCAAAAGGCGGCATGTATCCAGACGATGTATGACCGGGAGCTCAAGCCCCATCAGGGCTCCCCgatgctgctgcctgtggaCCCAGAGAGGATGAGTATTCTAATACGGGGGCTCCCCAACTCTCCGAGACCAATAGGGATCCAAGTACGAGGGACAATTCTCAACACCCCCAATGGAGAAAGGATTATGTCCACTCTGGAGGGGAGAATGTCCCCTGACCATCGGCGGCCAGGGAGAAAAGTGTGGACATGGGGAGAGGTAGCTCAGGAGTTGATTGACTTTGGGAGAAAATTCGGCCGTGTTAGTGGATCATCTCAAAGAACTGGAAACACGATCGTATGGCAACTTAGTGGGCGGCAATTAGCCTCTGGAAGAGAGAAATCCCTAAGTTGA